The Pseudanabaena galeata CCNP1313 genome includes a region encoding these proteins:
- a CDS encoding NAD(P) transhydrogenase subunit alpha, with product MNESLISALFVFVLASFAGFEVINKVPPTLHTPLMSGSNAISGISVIGALIVAGSDVNPNLSVILGLISVVCATINVVGGFLVTDRMLQMFKKKEA from the coding sequence ATGAACGAATCATTAATTAGCGCTCTATTTGTCTTTGTACTGGCTTCATTTGCAGGGTTTGAAGTAATTAATAAAGTTCCCCCGACATTACACACACCACTAATGTCTGGCTCCAATGCCATTTCAGGAATATCGGTAATTGGGGCTTTGATTGTGGCGGGTAGCGATGTCAATCCCAATCTCTCAGTAATTCTGGGACTAATCTCGGTTGTCTGCGCCACAATTAACGTTGTTGGTGGCTTTCTCGTCACCGATCGCATGTTGCAAATGTTCAAAAAGAAAGAGGCGTAA